TGGCTCAACACCAATCCTAGTGCGTAGTCAGAATAAACCTGAGTTTCGTATTCTTTATATAGCTCAGGTAGAGGTTGATCGAAATCGATGACCATCACTTTATGCTCAGGATGCTGACTCAAATAGAGATAGGCTTCAATGAGTGCATTATGGAATGTATCCACACCAGAAGCGATCGAGCTCAGAGGAAGCGGCGCTTTCACGGCAATTGTTGTCAGCCCGGCAGCGGTGTTGTGCACGGATTGAGAAAAGGCCATTGGAGACGCGTCTTCACCCTCTAAAATTGATTTAACCAATGCGACGGTTCGGTGCAGTTCGCCATGACGGCTGGCAAAGACTAAGAAATGGATATCGTTTTCTTCAAGTAGTGTTAGTGCGGTTTGCACAGCAAGCTTGCTTTGAACACTCATGCGGCGACGCATCATCGGAGGAATTGTTTTGAAGTCAGTGGTCGTCTCTTCTGGCCACTGCATTATTGCACTCCATGCCTGCCAATCCTGTTGAGTCGTGAGCCCAGGAGAATTTGCACACCATTTTTCAATATTGAACGACATTAAATGAGATTGATTTGACATAGAGTATTGATTTGAATTGGGTCTAATTAAATACTATGCGAGTTAAACACAAATATAGGTAAGGAAATACAATGAAATTATTCAAAATTGCCGCTTCAATGTTATTCGTTTTGGTTCTCGCAGGCTGTGGTCGTGTACAGCCAGTTATGAACGTTGAGGATACTCCAGTTGCACATAATCTTCAAAGTAAACAGGTAAGATCAGCGATTTATGAGTCGGCAGTTGATCGCGGCTGGTTGGTTTCTGAGGTGAAGCCTGGTCTTATTCGAGCAGAGTTATATGTTCGCTCTCACCATGCGGTTGTTGAAATTCCTTACAGCGATAAATTCTATTCGATTCTGTATGTCGAGTCAGAGAACTTAAAATATGACGACGGTGAAATTCATCGCAACTACAACCGTTGGGTCAATAACCTGAACGTTGATATTAAACGAAAGCTAGCGCAAATGGCCGCTGAATAGTTTTATAAAGAATAAGTTAAGGTTTTTTGTGTCCAATTATAATTTAGATCCATTCAATGCACTTGAAGCAAAAACAGAGGCTCAGAAGCTCTCTTTCGCGCCGATAGTGTTCCACACTGCACGTACACTGCGTGATTTAGGGATACTTAAAGCCCTTGATGACGCAGGTGAACAAGGTTTAAACGCCAGTGATATTTCGACTAGAACTGGCGTGTCTGAATACGGTGTTAAAGTCCTGCTCGATATGGCATTAAGTGCGCATATTGTGCTGTGGGATAAGCCTAATTATCGAATCGCAAATCTTGGCTTTTATCTGCTGCATGATGGTATGACTGAAGCGAATATGGATTTTACAGCGGATGTTTGTTACGCCGCTATGATGCATCTGACTGAAGCCATCCAAAAGGGCACCCCGGCAGGGCTGAAAGAGTTGGGCCAGTGGGAGACGATCTATCAAGGGTTGTCTCAACTGCCTCAACAAGCGAAAGAGAGTTGGTTTAAGTTTGATCATTTTTATTCGGATCGCTCATTCCCAATTTTGCTGGAAAAAGTCTTTCAAAAGCAGCCTAAATCGCTGGTGGATATTGGTGGAAATACCGGTAAGTGGGCACTGCAGTGTTGCGGTTATGATTCGGATGTTGAAATCACGATTGTTGATTTGCCGCAGCAGTTAGAGATGGCGATGGCTAATGCCAAAGAGCAAGGCTTTGAAGACCGAATTACCCCTTATCCTGCCAATATGCTGGATAAGCAACAAGCGCTGCCAACGGGGGCGGATGTGTGGTGGATGAGTCAGTTCTTAGACTGTTTTTCTCCGATGGAAATCTTAAGCATCTTGAAGCGAGTTCGTTCGCATATGTCAGAACAAGCGACAGTTTATATTCTGGAGCTATTCTGGGATGCGCAAAAATACGATGCAGCCTCTTATAGCTTGAATGCGACATCGCTGTACTTCACCTGCTTAGCCAACGGAAATAGCCGCTTCTATCGTAGTGAAGATTTCTTAGAGATTGTCGCTGAAGCAGGGTTTGAAGTGGTGACTCGCACCGATGATATCGGGCTAGGACATACGCTCCTTGAACTAAAAGCCGCTTAACATTTAATTTTGGTGATGACAGTAATGAGAAAAATAAAGACTCAAGTAGTAGTTATCGGTGCCGGCCCTTCAGGTTCAATTGCCGCGGCTCTACTCCATAAAAAAGGGATAGACGTTCGCGTGATCGAGAAGAGTGTTTTCCCTCGCTTTTCTATTGGCGAAAGTCTATTACCAGCGTGTATGGAAGTCGTTGAACAAGCCGGAATGACAGAAGCTGTCAAGTCCGCCCAGTTCCAATACAAAGATGGGGCTGCGTTTCGTAAGCGCGGTGTGTATACCGCCTTTGATTTCCAAGATAAGTTCTCGAAAGGCCCTGGCACCACTTTCCAAGTTCAGCGCGCCACTTTTGATAAAGTACTTGCCGACGAGGCGCAAAAGCAAGGTGTGGCTATTGATTACCAGCACGAGCTTATCGATATTCGTTTTACTGACCAGCACGCTATTTTGGATGTTCAACCAGAAGGCGAAGAGTTGTACCAAATCGAGGCTGACTATGTACTAGACGGCAGCGGCTTTGGTCGTGTGCTGCCTAAGATGTTAAATCTAGAGGAGCCGTCGTGCTTGCCACCTCGCAAGGCAGTGTTTACCCACATTCACGATAACATCGAGTCGGCGGAACATGACTTAGAATACGACAGGAACAAAATCCTTATTTCTGTCCATCCAACTAACCCTGACGTATGGTATTGGTTAATCCCATTCAGCAATGGTGTCTCTTCATTTGGTGTCGTGGGCGAACCAAGCTTTTTCGAAGACTACCCAGAAGATAAGATAGCGCTGCTTAAGCAGGTAGCTAGTGAAGAGCCGGGGTTGGCCAATATTTTAAGCCAAGCCGAGTACTCTAATCCTGCAGGTGAGATTGGCGGTTACTCAGCCAACGTCAAACACTTAGCCACTGACAGGTATGCTCTGCTCGGGAATGCTGGCGAGTTCCTTGACCCGGTGTTCTCTTCTGGTGTGACAATTGCGATGAAGTCTGCCGAATATGCCGTAGATTGCGTGGCTAGGCATGTCAATGGCGAAGCAGTGGATTGGGACAAGGAGTATGCCCAGCCTTTGATGAAAGGGGTGGATACATTCCGAACTTATGTCGAAGGTTGGTATTCGGGTTCGCTGCAGGACGTGATTTTCTATGAAAAACCGAATCCTAAGATCAAGCAGATGGTTTGTTCTATTTTGGCTGGTTACGCGTGGGATGAGTCGAATCCATATGTCAAAGAGTCTCAGCGACGCTTGTCTGCTCTAGCGGAGTTGTGCCAAGAGGCTTAGTGATTTACCTCGATACAAAAAACAGCGATCCCGGTCGCTGTTTTTTTATGGCTGGTTGCACATTGCCCTGCTTCTGGTAAGACATCGATTTAGGAGAGGTATCATGGTCTGCAGCGGTGTGACTACTTGAGGTCAATGCTGTTTAGGCGTCCCATGAATACCAAGAGATCAATTACATCTTTGTGTGCTTCCAGTAACGCTCGCTTGGTTTGGCTGTATGCGGCTAGTCGGCCATGTTTTCTAATTGAGCAGACTTTAGTTCGATATTTATACTCACCGTTTTCGGTAAACACGCGCCACTTAGCAATATAACATTCGTCGCGATGTTCAGGGTCGCTTTGAGTTGGATTGGGTTTGAATACGATTTTAGGTTCTAGGCTGTGTGGGAGTCGCGTCATTAGGTATGGGTCTTTGAGCACCTTGCCCCAGAATTTCCCCCATAACTGTTTACCGAGTTCATCACGTAGTTTGATGGTTTTTTTAAGTGCCTTCTCTTCTCCAAGTCGCACAAACCCAACCGACCGATGCAGAACTGTATCGTCAGGCGTGTGGATATGGATTTTGTATGCCGTCTTGCCTTTTGAGATGAAGCGGTAACCGGTGGCTCCAATCAGGTTATTCTCACTCATAGCTTACTAATTGATGGTTATGTTATTAGTAAGATTACGCCAAATATCAGAAAAACAGAAACCGATTGAGCGGAAAAAATAAAGCCCTGAACTCTACTTCAGGGCTTTGTTATATATTTGAAGGTCTTACATCAACTTCTGCATCACGTCGCCAATTTGAATGCTACCCGTTAAGCTAGGTTGATCAATGGTCAGTTCAGCTTCGTTTTCGTAAACACGAGTCACAGTAAGGGTGATGTCACTCTTAGATACCTTGTTGCGAGGCAGGCCATTTTGATCGATAAACGACCCAGTGTGCCATAGTTGAAGCTTGTCGCCGTTTTGAACGCCATGTAAACGACCTAAATCCATTGTCACGGTATTACCAAATACGGCAGCCACCTCCGGAAGAGTGATTTTACACGACACTTCCGACTCTAAATCGAGCATAATATTTCGGCTTACTCGCAACATCATGCTGCCATAGGTTGATGCCCAGAAACGTGCACTCTTGGTATCCACCTCACTGGTTTTCGGGAAAGGCCATTTTGCCACTTCACGATAACTGCGGTTGTAAACTTGATGGCCAGTTTTGCCGTCATACACCTGCATCTCTAAAGCAAACTGACGGTTAATCACATCGTCTTGCAGGAGTTTTGACTCGATGGTTGCCGTTAAATCGGTGATGGTGCCGCCGATTACGTATTGCGCTCCATGGTCTTGCGCGATCATTTTCAGTGTCTCTGGCTGGCGTCGGTCTATCTCGTAATCGGTGGTACCAACGGAAACAAAACTGCGAGACTCTTGAGATAGCTGGCGATTAATGACGTGGCTGAAGTCGTCGCCAATGTTATAAACTCGACCCATTACCGCTTGTTGCGGAGACGCGAGGTCCACGTTGCCGACCAAAAATGTCTTCTTATACTGACTTTCATGGCAACCATTTGCCGAAGGGTAAATGTCGATGCGGGCGGTGATCATGATGTTGCCGCTGCGCTTTCTCTCTTTTTCGACGAGGATGTATCTCACTTCGTGGTTAGTGAATTGATACTCTTTTTGCCCCGGCTGTAGATAGGGCGTTAGGTTAGCGATACTACCAATATCACCTCCAGAGAACTGCATCGCTTTATAAACAGCATCTTCAAGGGCATGAACTCTTGCCGCATCTTCAGACGCGACTATCGCCGCTGTACCGGTAACTTCAAACCATGAAGCATGAGCACTGAAAGTCATGGTGAGCAGCGAACCTATTGAAAATAGTGTGGAAAATATTTTTTTCATCTATTTGTTACCAGTTGGGTATAAATATTGCTTAACAAATTATCAGAAGCGAACTGCTGATTTGAGTGCTGCTTTTATTAATCTGAACAATTAATCAAAAGCAAAGACTGTTCCAACATTGTAATCCATTAAAGGAAAGAGTGGTGAGAATAGGTTGCACAGTCTGGTACTAAAACATCTGGAGAGAACACGATGAAAAAATGGCTTGTAGTAATCAGCGTAATGCTAATTACATCATGTGCTTATTCGCCTATCTATAACGGTAAGACTGAGTATTCGGGTAGTCAGTTTATGTTAATGGATAGTCCGCGTCATACAATGGACTACTTTGTAGAGAGTATGACCGAAGATTTGATCCTATCCAACACCAGCGTATCGGCACGTACACCTATCGCCGTCACCTCGTTTGTTGATTTGCAACATATGGACTCGACCAACTGGTTAGGAAATTCCGTCTCTGAAGGTTTTATCCATCAGTTTCAGCGTCGTGGCTTTAAAGTGGTAGACTTTAAAACAACGGGATCGATTCAGGTGACTCAGCAAGGGGATTTTGCTTTAAGTCGAGATTGGAAAGATTTGGCGCAAGAGCAAGATGTTCAATATGTTCTGACAGGTACTATGCTGCGTCAAGAAGGCGGTGTGCTAGTTAATGCTCGTGTAGTCGGTATGCAAACGCGTATTGTTGTCGCGTCGGCGCAAGGTTTCTTGCCTGCAGACCGTATTGGTCGTGACTTAGATACATTGAATAGTATCCGCACTCAAGACGGTGTAATCATTCGTTCAGATCCAACAATTAAACAACCGTACACGGTTATTCTTCGCCCATAGGAGCCTGTCATGAAGAAGGTGATGTTTTTACTCGCGGCTTTATTACTTGTTGGCTGCCAACCTTTGCAAAGTATGCGACCAGACGATTTCTTGGTAGCGGTTGGTTACGCAAGCATTAGCGAACAAAAAGGGCGTAACGATGAAGAGAAGCGCATTCGAGCGATGCGTGCGTCAAAGATTGATGCGTATCGTGAGTTGGCAGAGCAGGTCTATGGTATGCGCGTTAGTGGTCGTGCTGAGCTTGAAGACCAACGTTTAGGTACTGAACTGACTTCAGGCGCGGTGGATGGCGTTATTCGAGGTGCAGAAGTGGTACGCAGCTACCCAGTGGGCGACAGCTACGTGACTGAATTGCAGCTTGATATCAAGAAAATGGATAAACTGCGCGATTACGGTGAGGTTCAAGCCGTACCAGAGAAGCGACAACAAACACTTTTCTAGCGCTGCTTGACTGATAATGAACTCTGTTGCTGGCTTTCCAGATGGTAAGTGGCAGAGAACCACATTCAGTTTCACGCAAAAAGCGGCAAGTATTGGATACTTGCCGCTTTTCTATTTTCAGTGGCTTAAGCCAATTTGATAGTTGAGACTAAGTTCAATGATTGAAGCGGTGAGTGTGTCACTCGAATGGAAAAGTAGAGCTACGCTTTTACGTTGGTTCCTAACGTAGATATGGTGTGCGTCTGTCCTCCGGCATTGTATGTCATGCCTATTTTTCCGTGGCTTTGCTGCATCATGTTGCTAAGTTTGTTGAAGCTCAGGTGTGCACGGTTGAGTGCTTCACCATTAACAAGGTTTGCTTGTTGGCAATCGTGAATAATAGAGCGGATTTGGGCGACGAGTTCGACAAGCTCTGGCTTCTCGCTTAGCTCGGTTACATTAGTGTGCGCTGCAATTCTTTGGTCGGTATTTTTTAACTGTTCAACCAGCACGACTTTTTCTTTAGCAATACGTTCAATCTCGCTTGATTTTCTACTGGTAATAGCGCTCTTTTCCGAACTCAGCAGTTCAGAGAGAGCTTGGGCGCTTTGAAGTTGAAAATTAACTAAGTCTGCGAGTGCTGCCATACTAAAACCTAATCACGCTTAATAGTCAGTTGAACGCAAAACGAACTTATAGGCCTTTAAGCTCGTTTTCGAATTTGATCATGTTGTCAGCCAGTTTTTCTGGGTCAACAGTATACGAGCCGTTTGCGATCGCTTCTTTAATCGCTGCGACTTTTACTTGGTCAAAGCTTGGTTGTGCAGCCATATCTTGGTGCATTTGACCAATAGCTTTACTTTGTTGGCTTAGCGATACCGCATCTTTACTTGCGGGCTTTGCCGACACTTCAGAGCTCGATGCTTGCGAACTGCTAGTATCAGTACGCGCCGCTGAGCGGTTAGTTGTCGTTAGGGTTTGGCCTGAACGAATATTATCAATGCCTGCCATAGTTGAGCCTTTATCTACGAATATGGGAACCTGTACAGTCGCTATCGGCCGCCGGTTCAATTACTTTAGAGATTTTTAACTCGATTGTTGAATTCTCTAATAGAGTATCATTTTGGCAGGGCGGCGTGTTAACAAAGCAACAAATCTTCCATGCCGAGATGGGCTGCATCCTGCTTATGATAAGAGCGTCCGATTTCACTCATTAGAAATGAACGGTCACTTCCGACATATCGGTAACAATACCTTCAATTATACGCTGTGATTTATCGTTTTTCACTCTCACTTGATCACCAGTTGAACCATCTGTTAAAGCAGTGCCTTTGGTTGTAATGGTCATGCCACCTTTAACCGCTTGTATGATAACCTTCTCATTACGACAAACGACGCAAATATCACCTCTCTCAATAACATCACCAGGGCGCAGGTTCTTTTTCACTTTGGCTCCGATGACCTGTTCCGGAAGGGTATAGCCTTGGCGACGAAATTGGTGAAGTGAAATCATAGCGGTAGTGACATCATATTGGCCGATAATCTCACCCCGTGCGATGGTTCTTGTTGCTGTGACCAGCGGTGCGGAAATAGAGAGTCGAACCGGGACATACACTCGCCATTCATCAGAGATACACTGCACGAGGACGGTGATGCTACTACGAGTGTTGGCAGCGGTAGAGGCGCTAGTTTCTAGAGGGGTGGGGCAATCTGTTGCCTTGATCCTAGAGTCTACATTGGCGGATTGAACCAAAAGCTCACCGCCCATGGGTTGCTCAACTGTGTCGAGAATATGCTGCTCAGCCGCAGTTTGAATCGCCTCAATTTGTTCTGATGTCGCACCTTGTACAAAAAAACTAAACAATATTGATATAATGCCGATAAACTTAGCGACAATTTTAAAAAAAGCTCTACATGTTGTTATGGAAAATGGTTGCAGATTTGAGTTATGATACGTCATTCTGTTCCTCTAATGGTTCGTAGCCTGTAGTAGACTAACACTTTTTAATCAAAATAGTTTGATATGGAGATGCGCTCATGACGGGTATTCTTGATTCAGTGAATCAGCGTACGCAACTCGTCGGTCAAAACCGATTAGAATTACTAACCTTTCGCTTAATGGGGCGTCAGCGCTATGGTATTAACGTATTTAAGGTTAAAGAAGTACTACAGTGTCCTAAGTTGACTTTAATGCCGAACTTAAACCCATTGGTCAAAGGGGTTGCGCACATTCGTGGTCAAACCATCTCGGTTATCGATTTGAGCTTAGCGATTGGCGGTCGCCCAACAACAGACGTAGAAAAGTGTTTTGTTGTAATTTCTGAGTTTAACCGTACTATTCAAGGCTTCTTGGTAAGCTCTGTTGAGCGAATTATCAATATGCACTGGGAGTCAATCTTGCCGCCACCTGATGGCGCAGGTAAGGCGAACTACCTGACGGCGGTAACTAACATCGATAACGAATTGGTTGAAATTCTGGATGTCGAGAAAATTCTTGCAGAGATCTCTCCGGTTGACGAAACAATGGACAGCAAAATTGCTGAAGAGATTGCAGAAGTTGAGCAAGAGAAACCACTAGTTAGACGCATTCTGATTGCGGACGATTCGACAGTTGCCCGTAAGCAAGTACAGCGAGCTATTGAATCGATAGGCTTCGAAGTGATTGCTGTTAAAGATGGTAAAGAAGCTTACGAGAAACTGATGCAGATGTCGGCAGAGGGCAGCATTTACGACCAGATCTCTCTTGTTATCTCGGATATCGAGATGCCCGAGATGGACGGTTACACACTGACTGCAGAAATCCGCCGTCATGCAGAATTAAAAGACCTATATGTAATTTTGCACTCGTCTTTGAGTGGTGTATTTAACCAAGCAATGGTTGAGCGTGTGGGTGCGAACTCATTTATCGCGAAATTTAACCCAGATGAGCTTGGTTCAGCGGTTAAGTCCGCGTTAACTGAATAAAAAAGAGACATTAATGACTGCTATAACAATTAGTGATCAAGAGTATCGTGATTTTAGCCGCTTTTTAGAATCTCAATGTGGCATTGTACTCGGTGATAGCAAGCAATATCTTGTACGCAGTCGCCTTAGTCCTTTAGTTACAAAATTTAAATTGGCGTCTCTGTCTGATTTACTGAGAGATGTGGTAACGGGTAGAAACCGCGAGTTGCGCGTGGCGGCAGTTGATGCCATGACGACCAACGAGACACTTTGGTTCCGAGATACTTACCCGTTTGCTGTGCTTGCGGATAAACTTCTTCCGGAAATAGCGGCAAACAAGCGTCCTATCAAGATTTGGTCTGCGGCAAGCTCTTCTGGTCAGGAGCCGTACTCAATGGCAATGACCGTGCTTGAGACTCAAGCTCGTAAGCCAGGTATGCTGCCAAATGTTTCGATCACAGCCACAGACATTTCCGCGAGCATGCTCGATATGTGTCGTGCTGGTGTGTACGACAATCTAGCGTTAGGTCGTGGCCTGTCGCCTGAACGTCGCCGTACTTTCTTTGAAGATGCGGGTGATGGCCGTATGAAGATTAAAGATAATGTGAAGCGCATGGTTAACTTCCGTCCGCAAAACCTAATGGATAGCTACGCACTGTTAGGTAAATTCGACATTATCTTCTGTCGCAACGTATTGATTTACTTTTCGCCAGACATGAAGTCTAAAGTGCTAAATCAGATGGCTAACAGCCTTAATCCGGGTGGCTACCTACTGTTAGGTGCTTCGGAGTCTTTGACTGGTCTGACTGACCGTTTTGAGATGGTACGCTGCAACCCGGGCATCATTTATAAGCTTAAGTCATAGCAAGCATATAGACCCGCCAGTTTTTCTTATCAAACCCAGCCATCGCGCTGGGTTTTCTTTTTTGCCCCGCTCGGTATATCTTTAGAACAGAGTGACATTCCAATTTACTCTACTCTTGGCTTGTAAATTGCAGGCTAAACAGCGAGTAACCGATAAAAAGCATTCATTGTTCTATTGGCTTGAAAAGTTGGTATACATATTGCTTTGGTTATTTCATAACAGTCAGTTCTTGAGTTGAGGTTTACATGACTATTTCTTTTGACAACGCATTAGGCATTCATCAACACACAGTTGGTGTACGTGAGCGCAACGCTGAGGTGCTTTCCACCAATATCGCGCAAGCAAACACGCCTGGTTACAAGGCAAAAGGATTAGACTTCAAAAAATCACTGCAGGCGGCAAGTTCTGGGGCAAGCATTGGTCTTAGCCGCACGGACGGTCGGCATATTTCTGCCTCAACGACGGTGAATGGGGAAACTAAGTATCGTATTCCTACTCAACCTGATACAGGAGATGGCAACACGGTGGATTTGGATTTAGAACGAAACTTGTTCATGCAAAAC
The Vibrio pelagius genome window above contains:
- a CDS encoding beta-ketoacyl synthase chain length factor: MSNQSHLMSFNIEKWCANSPGLTTQQDWQAWSAIMQWPEETTTDFKTIPPMMRRRMSVQSKLAVQTALTLLEENDIHFLVFASRHGELHRTVALVKSILEGEDASPMAFSQSVHNTAAGLTTIAVKAPLPLSSIASGVDTFHNALIEAYLYLSQHPEHKVMVIDFDQPLPELYKEYETQVYSDYALGLVLSQGTGYSLSRETSDIELQEVALPQGLLFLQHYLKKQSNWTIPGKRQTWLWNKHGE
- a CDS encoding methyltransferase, with amino-acid sequence MSNYNLDPFNALEAKTEAQKLSFAPIVFHTARTLRDLGILKALDDAGEQGLNASDISTRTGVSEYGVKVLLDMALSAHIVLWDKPNYRIANLGFYLLHDGMTEANMDFTADVCYAAMMHLTEAIQKGTPAGLKELGQWETIYQGLSQLPQQAKESWFKFDHFYSDRSFPILLEKVFQKQPKSLVDIGGNTGKWALQCCGYDSDVEITIVDLPQQLEMAMANAKEQGFEDRITPYPANMLDKQQALPTGADVWWMSQFLDCFSPMEILSILKRVRSHMSEQATVYILELFWDAQKYDAASYSLNATSLYFTCLANGNSRFYRSEDFLEIVAEAGFEVVTRTDDIGLGHTLLELKAA
- a CDS encoding NAD(P)/FAD-dependent oxidoreductase, giving the protein MRKIKTQVVVIGAGPSGSIAAALLHKKGIDVRVIEKSVFPRFSIGESLLPACMEVVEQAGMTEAVKSAQFQYKDGAAFRKRGVYTAFDFQDKFSKGPGTTFQVQRATFDKVLADEAQKQGVAIDYQHELIDIRFTDQHAILDVQPEGEELYQIEADYVLDGSGFGRVLPKMLNLEEPSCLPPRKAVFTHIHDNIESAEHDLEYDRNKILISVHPTNPDVWYWLIPFSNGVSSFGVVGEPSFFEDYPEDKIALLKQVASEEPGLANILSQAEYSNPAGEIGGYSANVKHLATDRYALLGNAGEFLDPVFSSGVTIAMKSAEYAVDCVARHVNGEAVDWDKEYAQPLMKGVDTFRTYVEGWYSGSLQDVIFYEKPNPKIKQMVCSILAGYAWDESNPYVKESQRRLSALAELCQEA
- a CDS encoding Fe3+-citrate ABC transporter substrate-binding protein: MSENNLIGATGYRFISKGKTAYKIHIHTPDDTVLHRSVGFVRLGEEKALKKTIKLRDELGKQLWGKFWGKVLKDPYLMTRLPHSLEPKIVFKPNPTQSDPEHRDECYIAKWRVFTENGEYKYRTKVCSIRKHGRLAAYSQTKRALLEAHKDVIDLLVFMGRLNSIDLK
- a CDS encoding flagellar assembly protein FlgT encodes the protein MKKIFSTLFSIGSLLTMTFSAHASWFEVTGTAAIVASEDAARVHALEDAVYKAMQFSGGDIGSIANLTPYLQPGQKEYQFTNHEVRYILVEKERKRSGNIMITARIDIYPSANGCHESQYKKTFLVGNVDLASPQQAVMGRVYNIGDDFSHVINRQLSQESRSFVSVGTTDYEIDRRQPETLKMIAQDHGAQYVIGGTITDLTATIESKLLQDDVINRQFALEMQVYDGKTGHQVYNRSYREVAKWPFPKTSEVDTKSARFWASTYGSMMLRVSRNIMLDLESEVSCKITLPEVAAVFGNTVTMDLGRLHGVQNGDKLQLWHTGSFIDQNGLPRNKVSKSDITLTVTRVYENEAELTIDQPSLTGSIQIGDVMQKLM
- a CDS encoding FlgO family outer membrane protein, encoding MKKWLVVISVMLITSCAYSPIYNGKTEYSGSQFMLMDSPRHTMDYFVESMTEDLILSNTSVSARTPIAVTSFVDLQHMDSTNWLGNSVSEGFIHQFQRRGFKVVDFKTTGSIQVTQQGDFALSRDWKDLAQEQDVQYVLTGTMLRQEGGVLVNARVVGMQTRIVVASAQGFLPADRIGRDLDTLNSIRTQDGVIIRSDPTIKQPYTVILRP
- the flgP gene encoding flagellar assembly lipoprotein FlgP codes for the protein MKKVMFLLAALLLVGCQPLQSMRPDDFLVAVGYASISEQKGRNDEEKRIRAMRASKIDAYRELAEQVYGMRVSGRAELEDQRLGTELTSGAVDGVIRGAEVVRSYPVGDSYVTELQLDIKKMDKLRDYGEVQAVPEKRQQTLF
- a CDS encoding flagella synthesis protein FlgN; this encodes MAALADLVNFQLQSAQALSELLSSEKSAITSRKSSEIERIAKEKVVLVEQLKNTDQRIAAHTNVTELSEKPELVELVAQIRSIIHDCQQANLVNGEALNRAHLSFNKLSNMMQQSHGKIGMTYNAGGQTHTISTLGTNVKA
- the flgM gene encoding flagellar biosynthesis anti-sigma factor FlgM; protein product: MAGIDNIRSGQTLTTTNRSAARTDTSSSQASSSEVSAKPASKDAVSLSQQSKAIGQMHQDMAAQPSFDQVKVAAIKEAIANGSYTVDPEKLADNMIKFENELKGL
- the flgA gene encoding flagellar basal body P-ring formation chaperone FlgA; the encoded protein is MTYHNSNLQPFSITTCRAFFKIVAKFIGIISILFSFFVQGATSEQIEAIQTAAEQHILDTVEQPMGGELLVQSANVDSRIKATDCPTPLETSASTAANTRSSITVLVQCISDEWRVYVPVRLSISAPLVTATRTIARGEIIGQYDVTTAMISLHQFRRQGYTLPEQVIGAKVKKNLRPGDVIERGDICVVCRNEKVIIQAVKGGMTITTKGTALTDGSTGDQVRVKNDKSQRIIEGIVTDMSEVTVHF
- a CDS encoding chemotaxis protein CheV yields the protein MTGILDSVNQRTQLVGQNRLELLTFRLMGRQRYGINVFKVKEVLQCPKLTLMPNLNPLVKGVAHIRGQTISVIDLSLAIGGRPTTDVEKCFVVISEFNRTIQGFLVSSVERIINMHWESILPPPDGAGKANYLTAVTNIDNELVEILDVEKILAEISPVDETMDSKIAEEIAEVEQEKPLVRRILIADDSTVARKQVQRAIESIGFEVIAVKDGKEAYEKLMQMSAEGSIYDQISLVISDIEMPEMDGYTLTAEIRRHAELKDLYVILHSSLSGVFNQAMVERVGANSFIAKFNPDELGSAVKSALTE
- a CDS encoding protein-glutamate O-methyltransferase — translated: MTAITISDQEYRDFSRFLESQCGIVLGDSKQYLVRSRLSPLVTKFKLASLSDLLRDVVTGRNRELRVAAVDAMTTNETLWFRDTYPFAVLADKLLPEIAANKRPIKIWSAASSSGQEPYSMAMTVLETQARKPGMLPNVSITATDISASMLDMCRAGVYDNLALGRGLSPERRRTFFEDAGDGRMKIKDNVKRMVNFRPQNLMDSYALLGKFDIIFCRNVLIYFSPDMKSKVLNQMANSLNPGGYLLLGASESLTGLTDRFEMVRCNPGIIYKLKS
- the flgB gene encoding flagellar basal body rod protein FlgB — protein: MTISFDNALGIHQHTVGVRERNAEVLSTNIAQANTPGYKAKGLDFKKSLQAASSGASIGLSRTDGRHISASTTVNGETKYRIPTQPDTGDGNTVDLDLERNLFMQNQIRHQASLDFLGSKFKNLTKAIKGE